The Sinorhizobium fredii USDA 257 region TGGAGCGGCTGCCGCGCAGACGGCGGAAACCACGACCACCGAAACCTTCATCGCCGCCAAGCCGACCGACGTGCTGAGCTACAATCTCGTCAATCTCAACGTCACCAACAATGCCAACGAGTCGATCGGGGAGATCAAGGATCTGGTCCTCTCGGAAGGTCAGCTGGCCGGATATATCGTGTCGGTCGGAGGTGTCCTCGGGATGGGCGAGCGCTACGTTGTTGTCAGCCCGAAGGCTGTCAAAATCACCTACGTCGAAAACGACAAGAAATGGACGGCTGTGATGGACGCGACCAAGGATCAGCTCAAGGCGGCCCCCGAGTTCAAATACGAAGGCCGCTGGAAACGCTAACTCCCGAAAGACGGCTACGCTGCTTTAGCATCGTTCCGTCATTCTCCTATAAGGACACGTTGAATGGCCCAGACTCTTAACCCCGCCGCACCTGGTG contains the following coding sequences:
- a CDS encoding PRC-barrel domain-containing protein, whose amino-acid sequence is MRRILIALAATTMIVGAAAAQTAETTTTETFIAAKPTDVLSYNLVNLNVTNNANESIGEIKDLVLSEGQLAGYIVSVGGVLGMGERYVVVSPKAVKITYVENDKKWTAVMDATKDQLKAAPEFKYEGRWKR